A stretch of the Acyrthosiphon pisum isolate AL4f chromosome A2, pea_aphid_22Mar2018_4r6ur, whole genome shotgun sequence genome encodes the following:
- the LOC100166533 gene encoding kynurenine 3-monooxygenase has translation MFTHSRVKIAIIGAGPVGSLCACFMAENGYDVTVYESRTDIRLDKSTSGRSINLALSERGINALRFIGLDNIVIEELTEPMYGRMIHSIDGHTYSIMYDINKSKCLYSVSRKELNAFLLTKLEKYPNVKLNFSHKLVDVDFNAKLLTFQKSLENQQQTVKPDVIIGCDGAHSVVRKHMIRQPMFNFSQTYIDHGYFEISLPSAATKDTLAPGHLHIWPRSTFMLIALPNKDKSWTCTLFMPMDQFPLILESENEDILRFFNEYFKDFMDLIQPEHLLNQVTNGKARTLISIKCNPYHVNDNFLLMGDAAHAIVPFYGQGMNAGFEDCTILNQLLEEYDHDLKNVIKTFSLRRIEDAEAISDLAFYNYIEMRDLVARKSFLWRKKLDNILNKWFPQTWIPLHSSVSFTTIGYKQCKLDNQWQDQILFRMFILFATFFSISLYFFASIMSKSL, from the exons ataTTAGACTTGATAAATCAACGTCTGGACGTTCTATAAACTTGGCTTTGTCAGAAAGAGGCATTAACGCTCTCCGATTTATTGGACTCGATAATATTGTCATTGAAGAACTCACAGAACCTATGTATGGTCGAATGATCCATTCAATTGATGGCCATACATATAgcattatgtatgatattaacAAATCCAAG TGTTTGTACTCTGTTAGCAGAAAAGAACtcaatgcatttttattaacaa AACTCGAAAAATATCCAAATGTGAAATTAAACTTTTCGCATAAACTCGTCGATGTTGATTTTAATGCTAAACTATTAACATTTCAAAA ATCATTAGAAAACCAACAACAAACTGTAAAACCAGACGTAATTATTGGATGCGATGGGGCTCATTCCGTAGTTCGTAAACATATGATTCGTCAGccaatgtttaatttttcacaGACATATATAGATCATGGTTATTTTGAAATAAGCTTACCATCAGCTGCAACAAAA GATACCTTAGCTCCAGGACATCTTCATATTTGGCCGAGAAGTACATTTATGTTGATAGCATTACCGAATAAAGATAAATCTTGGACTTGCACTTTATTCATGCCAATGGATCAATTTCCATTGATATTAGAATCAGAAAATGAAgacattttacgtttttttaacgaatatttTAAGGATTTTATGGATTTGATTCAACCAGAACATTTATTAAACCAAGTGACAAATGGAAAAGCACGAACTCTTATTTCTATTAAA TGTAATCCATACCACGTTAATGATAATTTCCTGTTGATGGGAGACGCTGCCCACGCTATTGTACCTTTTTATGGTCAAGGAATGAATgct ggCTTCGAAGATTGTACAATTTTGAACCAACTACTCGAAGAGTACGAccacgatttaaaaaatgttattaaaacgtTTTCATTGAGAAGAATTGAAGATGCGGAAGCTATCAGTGATTTAGCTTTTTACAACTATATtgaa ATGCGTGATTTAGTTGCTCGTAAAAGCTTTTTGTggcggaaaaaattggataacatacttaataaatggTTTCCTCAGACATGGATACCGCTTCATAGTTCGGTCTCTTTTACAACAATTGGCTATAAACAATGTAAACTCGACAATCAGTGGCAAGACCAA ATTTTATTTAGAATGTTTATTCTATTCGCAACATTCTTCTCCatcagtttgtatttttttgcatCTATAATgtcaaaatcattataa
- the LOC100158996 gene encoding diacylglycerol o-acyltransferase-like, translated as MKLKDVEFAPLCVPFKRRLETLAAAGWIYLVVFGGLTGWAVFLYILMATRFWWAALIYGLWIYLDRSVAWNSPERFRFIRRLGWWTHFKNYFPVSLVKTHDLPADKSYLFATYPHGVLCAGSFSNFATDAGQFSELFPGLTSYLITLNLHFCMPFSREIGIGLCLQESSEKSLMNLLDNKKGNVAVLMVGGVSEAFKSFPGPYHLILKNRKGFIRVALQTGASLVPVFSFGETNVYGMGQAEPNSFWDKVLKLIKWKSGNKVPVGRGFFQYSFGIVPRRHPIVTVVGKPIDVPKIVKPEKEDIEKYHQIFIDELTKLFEEHKTKYSKHPDEMELVLD; from the exons ATGAAGCTGAAGGACGTGGAATTCGCGCCCCTATGCGTACCATTCAAGCGGAGGCTCGAGACGCTCGCGGCCGCCGGATGGATTTACTTGGTGGTATTCGGAGGACTAACCGGGTGGGCTGTTTTCTTGTACATTTTAATGGCCACACGGTTTTGGTGGGCAGCACTCATATACGGTTTATGGATCTACCTCGACCGGTCTGTAGCGTGGAATAGCCCGGAAAG ATTTCGCTTTATAAGAAGATTGGGATGGTGGACCCACTTTAAGAACTACTTTCCAGTATCTCTAGTAAAGACTCATGATTTGCCAGCTGATAAATCGTATCTATTTGCCACTTACCCTCACGGTGTATTGTGTGCTGGATCATTTTCTAACTTTGCAACAGACGCGGGACAATTTTCCGAACTATTTCCCGGTCTCACGTCGTATCTTATAACGCTCAATTTACACTTTTGCATGCCATTTAGCCGTGAAATTGGCATAggtttat GTCTTCAAGAATCGTCGGAAAAAAGTTTGATGAATTTATTGGATAATAAGAAAGGAAACGTTGCTGTTCTTATGGTAGGAGGTGTTTCCGAAGCGTTCAAGTCTTTTCCAGGACCGTACCAtctcatattaaaaaataggaaGGGATTTATCCGAGTTGCATTACAAACTGG gGCGTCTTTAGTGCCTGTGTTTTCTTTTGGTGAGACAAATGTCTACGGAATGGGCCAAGCGGAGCCAAATTCATTCTGGGATAAAGTGTTGAAATTAATCAAATGGAAAAGCGGAAATAAAGTACCAGTAGGACGTGGATTTTTCCAATATAGTTTTGGTATTGTGCCCCGCAGACATCCAATTGTAACTGTTG TGGGTAAGCCAATTGATGTTCCAAAAATTGTTAAACCAGAAAAAGAAGATATTGAGAAGTAccaccaaatatttattgacGAGTTGACTAAACTATTCGAAGAACATAAAACTAAATACTCAAAACATCCCGATGAAATGGAGTTGGTAttggattaa